From Pelagicoccus albus, the proteins below share one genomic window:
- a CDS encoding cell wall hydrolase, whose protein sequence is MPSLPMKKHLLLCLTIVLSLSKATPSMAQPTEWEKEIVATCLVLEAANQGESGMQAVASVIANRAKGDPSQYLSIVKTPYAFSALIKPTTGKTGEKGFSEEIARASRDHQAWPIALKIVDQLYADTLPDNTFGADHYSRRDQLPSWSHGMRATAVIGDHLFFKRY, encoded by the coding sequence ATGCCCAGCCTTCCAATGAAGAAACATCTACTACTTTGCTTAACGATTGTTTTGAGTCTATCCAAGGCTACTCCTTCCATGGCCCAACCGACAGAATGGGAGAAAGAGATCGTGGCCACCTGCCTCGTTCTCGAAGCCGCCAATCAGGGCGAATCCGGTATGCAAGCCGTAGCGTCCGTAATCGCAAATCGCGCCAAGGGAGACCCAAGCCAATACCTCAGCATTGTAAAGACGCCCTACGCCTTCAGCGCTCTGATAAAGCCCACCACCGGTAAAACTGGCGAAAAAGGCTTTTCAGAGGAGATAGCACGCGCATCTCGGGATCATCAAGCCTGGCCCATAGCCCTCAAGATCGTCGATCAGCTATACGCTGACACTCTGCCGGACAACACGTTTGGAGCGGACCACTACTCTCGGCGAGACCAACTTCCATCCTGGAGCCACGGCATGCGAGCTACCGCAGTCATCGGGGACCATCTATTCTTCAAACGATATTAA
- a CDS encoding AAA domain-containing protein → MSESDPRKVLVETLEYVKKLVEFQKKVVWQISEYTDFAATEGEVQGLPGIRYFFEGSDGGPVWMEIERLHKDLPPELPEELEDWVENSDDPEQVPTLVDSRMVTVSHEMAETMLVKGELQRGNVMNSPREPGMSDVRLLSEDNPSLEKALNAYLEAHWYPWSVEERPRRDSMKVYHKLFSVQQKMVVGESDGPLEAIWGLGHSTWIAEGVDGQKHRLSHPLIEFQVEFELNGEQTLLVRPRSTWQARPRLNLETYETLGISGVAGVKRFFDETVRQLEEDDQLLSADDSGNCDLILRSAASQLSGRARYWPDIVKDPTDRSLPNPSEDLAVTDTWALFVRKKAPNALSEDIERLQSNADKVESTNDKAAFHFAQLPSDEKPTTGGMGWPASGHGSGSGSSADRSRSLYFPKPFNDAQREIVRRLEDRVGVVVQGPPGTGKTHTIANIICHYLATGRRVLVTAKSETALKVLKNQIPKPIQPLVVSLVSSDREGMRQQKEAIETLQAKVISLQGREGYLHQEISRGEVQLESIESELEQIARNVETLVKKQLEEVKLPFLEQRFENATELAKWVVEGRNRYHWFTDKLGNEPKYNPTFSRSDLEKLKDAKEWVGEDLALLGVGIPRLDQLPSTEEIARAHRDFLAKDELEAMVAKGSLIERIGPAQAEKLGALGEELRQFSRWLDELGAGEAWQRELFEISFDPSRKRPVWYELARELDGEIDRFVAERTVYLRQPIDLGTENPEELAFLREAAERAAEGKPALSFMQRMKRGNRELLERVRVVGQSPNSTTMWKHIVSYYIFQDNCRSLVIRWNAVAKEGPLKEVSVEAPLGVLEGVLARLRSLEEGAQKAKRLENAVYEEFKNLNYRVEFGFTGESLRSIAELVDVNVARYRLSASEATRHKTIEYLCRFGLDEAKDALELVKRQLGNKEKEELDLMEAWRLLCLRFKELHDLQPFFQTIDMVCRQISESGAPIWARRLRADNRGEEELGEFDGAFEAWSWSRAKSVFEKDNAQAELTALETKRLDAEKRMRTTLESIVEKKTFLALCGSMSDRAKSLLSQFVAAISNIGGGTGKKAPFFRAAAQKAMYGCSGAIPCWVMPSWRASEVLPSEYASFDLVVVDEASQCDIRELPALARARKVLVVGDDKQVSPTIVGLDFNRVVQLKHNYLRKQPFADLMLPESSLYDLASSVFAGGQILLNEHFRCVEPIVRFSFQFYRKDGILPVRVPKAAERIDPPLIGVYVKDGYRVRDVNEPEALAIVDEIEKLVDDPVYEKRSIGVISMVGHKQAQRINDLLLDRIGQKKFLTHDIVCGDSATFQGREKDIMFLSLVVAPGKRKIAKVTSRMWEQRYNVAASRARDRMYVYYSFEPSTLQNDDLKSRLIAHLKEPMPQVAEVGEDLIDLCESPFEQEVFSTLVELGYSVTPQVPCAGRRIDLVIEGESDSRLAVELDGDTYHGPEVWLEDWSRQKILERVGWKFWRCWYSSFVAAPDECIASLVARLEEEGIKPTQGKSVSRKYSEFRTVGEDEIKEEGDLDTKVEDLSEIVEVGDTVTIARQNPKYGYLTLKVVEAGENLANYIYKPSHPVAVALLGMTIEDELDLDIGSGVERVCIVSIGKSNEQNEGKSSSQTEGADQKTEDKGPEIKTVVENENNKNSLEGDRTEYRTSASVSDVLGHCSEEKSSRYGESPSRSSSDEFVAESRQTRGMQTYITDSDFELSEFNLPTGVETQKSENNGEESLFETEVRSKLKSIVEEYGPMLSTHAILKTSSTYGDHPRQLINKAILKLIQAGDVLRQEFCIPGEGLREEVLKLTGQPDFEVRPDSKRNFSQIPSNELMEVIGGISKSQEELSREELETAVIRFYGKHVISRSDRLRLKACIAALKSGDD, encoded by the coding sequence ATGTCTGAATCTGACCCAAGAAAAGTTCTAGTCGAAACGCTAGAGTACGTGAAGAAGCTCGTGGAGTTTCAAAAGAAAGTAGTGTGGCAAATTTCCGAATACACGGATTTTGCTGCAACGGAAGGCGAAGTGCAGGGCCTGCCAGGCATTCGCTATTTCTTTGAGGGTAGCGATGGGGGGCCGGTTTGGATGGAGATCGAAAGGCTGCACAAGGATTTGCCTCCGGAACTGCCGGAGGAACTCGAAGATTGGGTGGAAAACAGCGACGATCCGGAGCAGGTACCGACGCTTGTGGACTCACGAATGGTGACGGTTTCTCATGAGATGGCCGAAACTATGTTGGTGAAGGGGGAGCTGCAGCGAGGGAACGTGATGAACTCTCCACGCGAGCCAGGGATGTCGGACGTAAGGTTACTGAGCGAAGACAACCCGAGCTTGGAGAAAGCCTTAAATGCTTATTTGGAGGCCCATTGGTATCCTTGGTCTGTGGAAGAACGTCCGCGTCGGGATTCGATGAAAGTCTACCACAAACTCTTCAGCGTTCAACAGAAGATGGTGGTTGGCGAGAGTGATGGCCCACTGGAGGCGATTTGGGGGCTGGGGCATTCTACTTGGATTGCGGAAGGTGTAGACGGGCAAAAGCATAGGCTCAGTCATCCATTGATCGAGTTCCAGGTGGAGTTTGAACTGAATGGAGAACAGACTTTGCTCGTGCGGCCTCGCTCCACTTGGCAAGCGAGGCCGAGACTGAACCTTGAAACCTACGAAACGCTTGGTATCAGTGGAGTCGCTGGAGTGAAACGTTTCTTCGATGAAACGGTTCGCCAATTGGAAGAGGACGATCAGTTGCTCTCCGCAGATGATTCAGGGAATTGCGATTTGATTCTGAGAAGCGCTGCATCGCAACTTTCGGGTAGGGCGAGATATTGGCCGGATATCGTCAAGGATCCGACTGACCGAAGTCTTCCGAATCCCAGCGAGGACTTGGCGGTCACGGATACGTGGGCCCTTTTCGTTAGGAAGAAGGCGCCAAACGCCCTTTCCGAAGATATCGAGCGTCTGCAGAGTAATGCTGATAAGGTCGAGTCGACTAATGATAAAGCTGCGTTTCATTTTGCTCAGCTGCCCTCTGATGAAAAACCGACGACAGGTGGAATGGGTTGGCCGGCGAGTGGACATGGCAGTGGAAGCGGCAGTTCGGCGGATAGAAGTCGTAGTTTGTACTTCCCAAAGCCTTTCAATGATGCTCAGCGAGAAATAGTGAGGCGGCTTGAGGATCGAGTTGGTGTTGTGGTCCAAGGGCCTCCGGGAACGGGCAAGACGCATACTATCGCCAATATAATCTGCCACTATCTGGCGACTGGCAGGCGGGTTTTGGTGACGGCTAAGTCTGAGACGGCTCTCAAGGTACTGAAGAATCAAATCCCGAAGCCGATTCAGCCGCTAGTCGTTTCGCTGGTGTCCAGCGACCGGGAGGGGATGAGGCAGCAAAAGGAGGCTATTGAAACGCTTCAAGCTAAGGTCATTTCGTTGCAAGGGCGAGAGGGGTACCTGCATCAGGAAATCAGCCGGGGCGAGGTCCAGCTGGAATCGATAGAGTCGGAGCTGGAGCAGATTGCCCGGAACGTAGAAACTCTGGTAAAGAAGCAGCTCGAAGAAGTGAAGCTCCCATTTCTGGAGCAACGATTCGAGAATGCGACGGAACTGGCTAAATGGGTTGTGGAAGGAAGAAATCGCTACCACTGGTTTACCGACAAGCTTGGAAACGAGCCGAAGTATAACCCTACGTTTTCTCGTTCGGATCTGGAAAAGCTCAAGGACGCGAAAGAGTGGGTGGGCGAAGATTTGGCCCTTCTTGGAGTAGGAATACCGAGATTGGATCAGTTACCTTCGACTGAGGAGATTGCTCGGGCTCATCGCGATTTTCTCGCCAAGGACGAATTGGAAGCGATGGTAGCCAAAGGCTCCTTGATCGAGAGAATAGGGCCAGCTCAGGCGGAAAAACTGGGTGCTTTGGGCGAGGAGTTGAGACAGTTTTCGAGATGGCTCGATGAGTTGGGTGCGGGCGAAGCATGGCAACGAGAGCTCTTTGAAATCTCTTTCGATCCATCTAGGAAAAGACCTGTTTGGTACGAGCTAGCTAGGGAGCTCGACGGAGAAATAGATCGGTTTGTGGCGGAGAGAACCGTTTACCTGCGTCAGCCGATCGACTTGGGAACCGAAAATCCAGAAGAGCTGGCATTTCTTCGAGAGGCGGCAGAGCGAGCTGCGGAAGGAAAACCTGCCCTTTCGTTCATGCAACGAATGAAGCGAGGAAATCGTGAGTTGTTGGAGCGGGTGAGGGTAGTCGGCCAATCTCCCAATTCGACCACGATGTGGAAGCATATTGTGTCGTATTATATTTTCCAGGACAACTGCCGGAGCTTGGTGATCCGTTGGAATGCGGTGGCTAAGGAAGGACCGCTGAAGGAAGTTTCAGTCGAAGCTCCGCTAGGCGTGTTGGAAGGGGTGTTGGCGCGTTTACGATCTCTAGAGGAAGGAGCTCAGAAGGCGAAGCGTTTGGAAAACGCGGTTTATGAGGAGTTCAAGAACCTCAATTACCGGGTCGAATTTGGGTTCACGGGAGAATCGTTGCGATCAATCGCCGAGTTGGTCGACGTGAACGTCGCTCGTTACCGACTTTCCGCTTCAGAAGCGACTCGGCACAAGACAATCGAATACCTTTGTCGGTTTGGGTTGGACGAAGCCAAGGACGCTTTGGAACTGGTGAAACGACAACTCGGAAACAAGGAAAAGGAGGAATTGGATCTGATGGAAGCATGGCGTCTGCTCTGTCTGAGATTTAAGGAGTTGCACGACCTGCAGCCTTTTTTCCAGACGATCGATATGGTCTGTCGTCAGATATCCGAGTCGGGCGCCCCCATTTGGGCTCGGAGGCTGCGCGCCGATAACAGAGGCGAGGAGGAGCTCGGCGAGTTCGATGGGGCGTTCGAAGCATGGAGTTGGTCTCGGGCCAAGTCCGTGTTCGAAAAGGACAATGCCCAAGCTGAACTCACTGCTCTCGAAACGAAGCGACTAGATGCAGAAAAGCGGATGCGAACTACGCTGGAGAGCATCGTCGAGAAGAAGACTTTTCTGGCCTTGTGCGGTTCTATGAGCGATCGGGCCAAGTCGTTGTTGTCCCAATTCGTGGCGGCGATAAGTAATATTGGTGGCGGAACCGGAAAGAAAGCGCCATTCTTCAGAGCAGCCGCTCAGAAGGCTATGTATGGATGCTCAGGCGCGATTCCGTGCTGGGTTATGCCTAGCTGGAGAGCATCAGAAGTATTGCCCTCTGAATACGCCTCGTTCGATCTGGTAGTAGTCGACGAAGCCTCCCAGTGCGATATACGAGAGCTTCCGGCGTTGGCTCGAGCTCGCAAGGTCCTGGTTGTGGGAGATGACAAACAGGTAAGTCCGACGATAGTTGGGCTGGATTTTAATCGTGTTGTACAGCTCAAGCACAATTATTTGAGGAAACAGCCGTTCGCGGATTTGATGCTTCCAGAAAGTTCGCTCTATGATCTGGCGAGCAGTGTCTTCGCCGGTGGCCAGATCCTGCTGAACGAACATTTCCGCTGCGTGGAACCTATCGTGCGGTTTAGTTTTCAGTTCTATCGAAAGGATGGTATCTTACCTGTGAGGGTTCCAAAGGCGGCCGAACGAATTGATCCGCCACTTATTGGAGTGTATGTAAAGGATGGTTACAGGGTTCGTGATGTAAATGAACCTGAGGCACTGGCGATCGTAGACGAAATCGAGAAGCTGGTAGATGATCCTGTCTACGAAAAGCGATCGATTGGAGTGATTTCGATGGTCGGGCATAAACAAGCTCAACGTATTAATGACCTATTGCTTGATCGAATAGGGCAGAAGAAGTTCTTGACTCACGACATCGTCTGCGGCGACTCGGCTACGTTCCAAGGTAGAGAAAAGGACATTATGTTTTTGAGTCTCGTAGTGGCGCCTGGGAAGCGAAAGATCGCCAAGGTAACCTCGCGGATGTGGGAACAGCGATACAACGTAGCGGCTAGCCGGGCGAGGGATCGAATGTACGTCTACTATAGCTTCGAGCCTTCGACCTTGCAGAACGATGACTTGAAATCGCGTCTGATTGCTCACCTCAAGGAACCAATGCCACAGGTCGCGGAGGTCGGTGAGGACTTGATAGACCTTTGCGAATCGCCATTCGAACAAGAAGTTTTCTCAACTCTGGTCGAACTTGGCTACTCAGTGACTCCTCAAGTCCCGTGCGCAGGACGGCGAATCGACCTCGTGATCGAGGGTGAAAGCGATTCTCGATTGGCAGTAGAGCTAGATGGAGATACTTACCATGGTCCAGAAGTTTGGTTGGAGGATTGGTCGCGTCAGAAGATCTTAGAGCGTGTTGGGTGGAAGTTCTGGAGATGCTGGTACTCAAGTTTCGTAGCGGCTCCGGATGAGTGTATCGCCTCGCTGGTAGCGCGACTCGAGGAAGAGGGGATTAAGCCGACCCAAGGAAAGAGTGTTTCGCGTAAATACTCGGAATTCAGGACGGTGGGCGAAGACGAGATCAAAGAAGAAGGCGACCTAGATACAAAAGTTGAAGACCTAAGTGAGATTGTCGAGGTCGGTGACACTGTGACTATAGCTCGCCAGAATCCAAAATATGGATACTTAACATTGAAGGTAGTTGAGGCAGGGGAGAATCTAGCAAACTACATCTACAAACCGAGTCATCCAGTAGCAGTTGCTCTTCTAGGTATGACGATCGAAGACGAGCTTGACCTCGATATTGGTTCCGGAGTTGAGAGGGTCTGTATCGTTAGTATCGGAAAGTCTAATGAGCAAAATGAAGGAAAAAGTTCATCACAGACAGAAGGTGCTGATCAGAAAACCGAGGATAAAGGGCCCGAAATAAAAACTGTCGTAGAAAACGAAAATAATAAGAACTCGCTGGAAGGAGATCGAACGGAGTACCGAACCTCGGCGAGCGTGTCCGATGTGTTAGGGCATTGCTCGGAGGAAAAGAGCAGCCGATATGGCGAATCGCCGAGTCGCTCTAGCAGTGATGAATTTGTGGCCGAGTCTCGACAAACCAGAGGGATGCAGACCTACATAACGGATTCTGATTTTGAACTCTCTGAGTTCAACCTACCTACCGGGGTTGAAACTCAAAAGAGCGAAAACAATGGTGAAGAATCATTATTTGAGACGGAGGTCAGATCGAAATTGAAGAGCATTGTAGAGGAATATGGACCGATGTTATCCACTCATGCCATTTTGAAGACCAGCTCGACCTATGGTGACCATCCTCGGCAACTTATCAACAAAGCCATCTTAAAATTAATTCAAGCCGGGGATGTTTTGAGACAAGAGTTTTGTATTCCCGGTGAAGGCTTGCGAGAAGAAGTGCTTAAGTTGACGGGGCAGCCCGATTTCGAAGTCCGTCCTGACAGCAAACGAAATTTTTCCCAGATTCCCAGTAACGAATTGATGGAAGTTATCGGGGGGATATCGAAATCTCAGGAGGAGCTATCAAGAGAAGAACTAGAGACAGCGGTCATCAGGTTTTACGGGAAGCATGTGATATCGAGATCTGATCGCCTCCGACTGAAGGCGTGTATCGCTGCGCTGAAAAGCGGTGACGATTAA
- a CDS encoding DUF3644 domain-containing protein → MTDLREKVDEAIARTLLVKETKEPRDALPYSSDFESLHALYGERSGSRISKSALMQAFFRIGKKGGVSGRRATVHAPKVGQKETVFVGKQVGEKLAARASMVYTVEFDAFHEKYSKRFGELSKSELWLVLDKVAKKAKGDEWKLQLRKARESACLAVELYNKPLSTFRTQGFVALMVIAWTSLYHAFYYRLGIVPKYPRAENENEDKYWDLSKCLKVFYGGESSPSRSNLEFFIGLRNEIEHRSLPEIDHSLFGYCQAMVMNFEDLLVGQFGQNASLAESLALAVQFSRAKSAEQCEAIRRQLLPMPEDIAKFIENHRGNLSGEIQDSMEYCYKVFIVPKIASRENSSDLAVEFVPFDPDEPSGRKFGEKLTAMIKERQVPVANKGRLKAGNVCEKVMTQVSQKGFKKKFSPSYHHAAAVEFYGIRPSKDSKRPDKTITKYCVYDEVHGDYVYTPAWVEHLIEELQKEGQYERIMEAWRSSRKQES, encoded by the coding sequence GTGACTGATCTACGGGAAAAGGTTGATGAGGCTATCGCTCGAACGCTTTTGGTGAAAGAAACCAAGGAGCCCAGGGATGCTCTGCCATATTCATCGGATTTCGAGAGCCTTCATGCTCTCTACGGTGAACGTTCGGGATCGCGAATCTCGAAGTCAGCTCTGATGCAGGCCTTCTTCAGAATTGGGAAGAAGGGTGGAGTGAGTGGAAGGCGGGCGACTGTTCATGCTCCGAAAGTAGGGCAAAAGGAAACTGTGTTTGTTGGAAAGCAAGTGGGCGAGAAACTCGCGGCTAGAGCATCGATGGTTTACACGGTTGAGTTCGATGCTTTCCATGAAAAGTACTCGAAGCGGTTTGGGGAACTGTCAAAGTCGGAACTTTGGCTCGTGCTGGATAAAGTCGCTAAGAAGGCGAAGGGCGACGAATGGAAACTGCAGCTTCGAAAAGCGAGAGAATCTGCGTGTCTTGCAGTCGAGCTTTACAACAAGCCACTATCAACTTTTCGGACGCAAGGGTTTGTCGCACTGATGGTGATTGCTTGGACGAGCCTGTATCACGCATTCTACTACAGACTCGGGATCGTTCCCAAATACCCGAGGGCAGAGAACGAAAACGAAGACAAGTATTGGGATTTGAGTAAATGCTTGAAGGTATTCTACGGAGGTGAATCCTCTCCGTCGCGGTCCAATCTAGAGTTTTTCATCGGATTGCGAAATGAAATCGAGCACCGCAGCCTACCGGAAATAGACCATTCGCTGTTTGGCTACTGCCAAGCTATGGTTATGAATTTTGAGGATCTGCTGGTCGGTCAATTCGGTCAGAACGCTAGTTTAGCAGAGAGCCTGGCTCTCGCAGTTCAGTTTTCTCGAGCTAAGAGTGCGGAGCAATGCGAGGCAATTAGGAGACAGCTCCTGCCAATGCCAGAGGACATTGCGAAATTCATAGAAAACCACAGGGGGAATTTGAGTGGCGAGATCCAGGACTCGATGGAGTACTGCTACAAGGTCTTCATCGTTCCCAAGATCGCGAGTCGTGAGAACTCGAGTGATCTGGCGGTTGAGTTTGTCCCTTTTGATCCGGATGAACCCTCTGGCCGCAAGTTTGGGGAAAAGCTAACTGCGATGATAAAGGAGAGGCAGGTACCGGTAGCTAACAAAGGTCGGCTGAAGGCGGGTAACGTTTGCGAGAAGGTTATGACTCAGGTGAGTCAAAAGGGCTTCAAAAAGAAATTCTCTCCATCGTACCACCACGCAGCTGCAGTTGAATTTTATGGAATACGCCCGAGCAAGGACTCTAAGCGCCCAGACAAGACGATTACTAAATACTGCGTCTACGACGAGGTGCATGGCGACTACGTCTACACTCCGGCGTGGGTTGAGCATCTAATCGAAGAGCTCCAAAAAGAAGGACAGTACGAGCGGATTATGGAAGCTTGGCGTTCCAGCCGGAAGCAGGAGAGTTGA
- a CDS encoding DEAD/DEAH box helicase family protein gives MLSNFQFLRPEFSELFEAARKAEQYARSDARASVIYARMALEASIIWLYEHDHRLQLPYDSSLGALLHGEKFRNVVPEQFFHKAKAIQKAGNFAVHNQRKPVRQWEAQSLTRELFHSLYWLARTYHRQPLATVGDFDPEIIPREGEAPASVKLDEARVNELQSELEKKAKELEEREKALDAKLAEVQEQVALARVANIQEEDTHDYSEAKTRELHIDLDLKRAGWDLSNPQDTEFEVEGMPNPSGKGFVDYVLWGENGKPLAVVEAKRTTENVDRGQQQAKLYADCLEKRFGVRPLIYYTNGYEINFWDDMDYPPREVSGYRTREELELLIQRRGKRQTPAASGVNKEIAGRPYQKRAIGSLSEHIVSKHRRGLLVMATGTGKTRTAIALVDLLQRCNWVKRALFLADRVSLVNQAANAFKKNLPSSSPVNLCTEKKSDGRVYLSTYPTMMGLIDELDKGMARFGPGFFDLIIIDEAHRSVYQRYRAIFGYFDSLLIGLTATPREEVDRNTYELFDLEDGVPNDAYELEDAVREEWLVPPRVKQVNLRYPREGIRYENLSEEEKRKWETTDWGDDMPTDAYPDGVDAGAINKWLFNEDTVDKVLEILMEQGHKVAGGDRLAKTIIFARSHDHAAYIEKRFNHHFPEYKGSFARVVDNQVKYAQSLIDDFSLKEKDPHIAISVDMLDTGIDVPEVANLVFFKPVYSKIKFWQMIGRGTRLCPSLYGDGEDKTDFRIFDFCFNFEFFEENPEGIGGGVSETLGKRLFKSRARIVHLLDESPGFEGVGGVRETLVSGLRSEIHSMNRENFLVRKTLSTVELFAEESQWNSINEEACEALQRDLSGLPTQVEKEKEETKRFDLLCYQIELALLENESGKFEMRRLRVIEIAANLETKPSVPAIKSQLAYLQSVQQPEFWECVSLEIVEELRLRLRGLAQFVDKKKKRIVYTNLEDEVLEVKEVQTVALPSMTSSQYEKKVNDYLKSHLDSIAIQKLRLNEPLTKQDLESLEETLVSIGEREGDKLLKSLLEKSECPTIPYFVRTLVGLDRKAVQKLLGAFLEDRTLSSSQIRFLQTLVEQLTQRGVVESKALYESPYADFHDEGPDGLFAGRDNLIEGVFEALRNVRKNLIV, from the coding sequence ATGTTATCTAACTTCCAGTTTCTTCGACCTGAGTTCTCGGAGCTTTTTGAAGCGGCTCGGAAGGCGGAGCAATATGCCCGTTCGGATGCCCGCGCTTCTGTTATCTATGCGCGAATGGCGTTGGAAGCGTCCATCATTTGGCTTTACGAGCACGACCACCGCTTGCAGTTGCCCTATGATTCCTCTCTGGGAGCTTTGCTACATGGAGAAAAGTTCCGAAACGTGGTGCCTGAGCAGTTCTTTCATAAAGCGAAGGCAATCCAGAAGGCGGGCAATTTTGCGGTTCACAATCAGAGAAAGCCGGTCAGACAGTGGGAAGCGCAGAGCCTGACGCGAGAGCTCTTCCATTCGTTGTATTGGCTAGCACGAACTTATCATCGCCAACCCTTGGCGACCGTCGGCGACTTCGACCCTGAGATTATTCCAAGGGAGGGAGAGGCTCCTGCTTCTGTGAAGCTTGACGAGGCGCGAGTGAATGAACTGCAGTCTGAACTAGAGAAGAAGGCCAAAGAGCTAGAGGAGCGGGAAAAGGCTCTCGATGCCAAACTTGCCGAGGTGCAAGAGCAGGTGGCTCTCGCCAGAGTGGCGAATATCCAGGAAGAGGATACGCACGACTATTCGGAAGCCAAGACAAGGGAACTGCATATCGATCTCGACTTGAAGCGTGCTGGCTGGGATCTGAGCAATCCTCAGGATACTGAGTTTGAAGTTGAAGGCATGCCGAATCCAAGCGGCAAAGGCTTTGTCGACTACGTCCTTTGGGGCGAGAATGGAAAGCCTTTGGCTGTGGTCGAGGCAAAGCGGACGACGGAGAATGTGGACAGAGGGCAGCAGCAAGCGAAACTCTATGCGGATTGCCTGGAGAAGCGTTTCGGAGTGCGTCCTTTGATCTACTACACGAACGGCTACGAGATCAATTTCTGGGACGACATGGATTACCCGCCGAGGGAAGTATCCGGATATCGGACACGAGAGGAATTGGAGCTCTTGATCCAACGAAGAGGTAAGCGCCAGACGCCCGCTGCATCTGGTGTGAATAAGGAAATTGCTGGCCGGCCCTATCAGAAACGGGCGATTGGAAGCCTTTCGGAACATATCGTTTCCAAGCATAGACGTGGCTTGCTGGTCATGGCTACTGGAACGGGTAAGACTAGGACGGCGATCGCACTGGTCGATCTGCTGCAACGTTGCAACTGGGTCAAACGTGCCCTGTTTCTCGCTGACAGGGTGTCTCTAGTGAACCAGGCAGCGAACGCCTTTAAGAAAAATCTTCCCAGCTCTAGTCCGGTGAATCTCTGTACGGAGAAAAAGAGCGATGGCCGAGTGTATCTGAGCACGTATCCGACTATGATGGGATTGATAGACGAGCTGGACAAAGGAATGGCTCGGTTTGGACCGGGCTTCTTTGACCTGATCATAATCGATGAAGCCCACCGTTCCGTTTATCAGAGATATCGAGCGATCTTCGGTTACTTCGATTCATTGCTGATTGGCCTAACGGCTACCCCTCGTGAGGAAGTCGACCGCAATACTTACGAGCTTTTCGACTTGGAGGATGGTGTTCCGAATGACGCTTACGAGTTAGAGGACGCTGTAAGGGAGGAATGGCTTGTCCCACCTCGGGTGAAGCAGGTCAATCTTCGTTATCCAAGAGAAGGCATCCGGTACGAGAATCTCTCTGAAGAGGAAAAGCGGAAATGGGAGACTACCGATTGGGGTGATGATATGCCAACCGATGCGTATCCGGATGGAGTTGATGCAGGAGCGATCAACAAATGGCTCTTCAACGAGGATACTGTCGACAAGGTTTTAGAGATTCTGATGGAGCAGGGCCACAAGGTCGCAGGTGGTGACCGGCTTGCCAAGACGATCATTTTCGCTCGAAGCCATGATCACGCCGCCTATATCGAGAAGCGGTTTAATCATCATTTTCCGGAATACAAAGGTAGCTTTGCTCGGGTGGTCGACAATCAGGTCAAATACGCACAGAGCCTAATCGATGACTTTTCTTTGAAAGAGAAGGATCCACATATAGCGATCAGTGTGGATATGTTGGATACGGGTATCGACGTGCCGGAGGTTGCGAATCTGGTCTTCTTCAAGCCAGTCTACTCCAAAATCAAATTCTGGCAAATGATAGGTCGAGGGACGCGACTTTGCCCTAGCCTGTATGGAGATGGCGAGGATAAGACCGATTTCAGAATCTTCGATTTCTGCTTCAACTTCGAATTCTTCGAAGAAAACCCAGAAGGAATCGGAGGGGGTGTGTCTGAAACGCTCGGTAAACGCCTCTTCAAATCGAGAGCACGTATCGTCCACTTGTTGGATGAAAGCCCGGGTTTTGAAGGAGTCGGTGGTGTCCGGGAGACCCTTGTAAGTGGGCTGCGTTCTGAGATTCACTCTATGAACAGAGAGAACTTCTTGGTGCGGAAAACTCTTTCTACCGTTGAGCTATTCGCTGAGGAGTCGCAGTGGAATTCCATAAACGAGGAAGCTTGTGAAGCTTTGCAGCGAGATCTATCGGGTCTGCCGACCCAGGTTGAAAAAGAAAAGGAGGAGACAAAGCGTTTTGATCTGCTCTGCTATCAGATCGAATTGGCTTTGCTCGAAAACGAAAGCGGAAAGTTCGAGATGCGTCGACTTCGGGTGATTGAGATAGCTGCGAATCTCGAAACGAAACCAAGTGTTCCAGCTATCAAATCCCAGCTCGCGTATTTGCAATCGGTGCAACAACCGGAGTTTTGGGAATGCGTATCGTTGGAAATTGTTGAGGAGCTCAGACTTAGGCTTCGAGGTCTCGCCCAATTTGTTGACAAGAAGAAAAAGCGAATCGTTTACACAAACCTCGAGGATGAAGTTCTCGAGGTGAAGGAGGTCCAGACTGTAGCGTTGCCTTCGATGACGTCTAGCCAGTACGAGAAGAAGGTTAACGATTATCTGAAGTCTCATCTTGACTCGATTGCGATCCAGAAGCTTCGTCTCAACGAACCACTGACGAAACAGGATCTTGAATCCCTCGAGGAAACCCTTGTGTCGATTGGCGAAAGAGAAGGGGATAAGCTTCTCAAGAGTCTCCTAGAAAAAAGTGAGTGTCCGACTATTCCCTATTTTGTCAGAACCCTAGTCGGATTGGATCGAAAGGCTGTCCAGAAGCTGTTGGGGGCGTTTTTGGAGGATCGCACCCTGTCCAGCTCTCAAATCCGTTTCCTTCAAACCCTCGTCGAGCAATTGACGCAAAGGGGAGTTGTGGAATCAAAGGCTTTATACGAAAGTCCGTATGCGGATTTCCATGACGAAGGTCCGGATGGTCTCTTCGCAGGGCGGGATAATCTCATCGAAGGCGTTTTCGAAGCACTAAGGAACGTGCGAAAAAATCTTATAGTCTAG